One window from the genome of Gimesia aquarii encodes:
- a CDS encoding virulence factor: MRIRIMLAGVAVVASLLLMTNVSEAGGRVVYRAPFPYVGPAPVYAVPAPVTTTMYYAPAYVPAPVVTPVYYQPAPVVVQPVTTYYAPVTPYYYSPRRVVYKTRGPGLFSPYYRSVVRYR; the protein is encoded by the coding sequence ATGCGTATCCGAATAATGTTAGCCGGGGTAGCCGTTGTCGCTAGCCTGCTCCTGATGACCAATGTTTCCGAAGCAGGAGGCCGCGTAGTCTACCGTGCTCCATTTCCTTATGTGGGGCCTGCACCAGTTTATGCCGTGCCTGCTCCCGTAACCACAACGATGTATTACGCACCAGCCTATGTGCCTGCCCCTGTAGTGACTCCGGTTTACTATCAGCCAGCACCTGTCGTTGTGCAGCCAGTCACAACCTACTATGCTCCAGTGACACCCTATTATTATTCTCCTCGCAGGGTCGTTTATAAAACACGGGGACCAGGACTGTTTTCCCCCTATTATCGATCTGTCGTCAGATATCGGTAA
- a CDS encoding Gfo/Idh/MocA family protein, whose amino-acid sequence MSNSVDRREFLKKALIAGTAVPALTTSLPFAAAENETKKKGPNEKLNLATIGVAARAYSNIKGTKSENFVALCDIDSKRLEKAAQEFPHADTYDDYRKVFDRNDLDAVLVSTPDHMHAPAVAAALRKGLPVYCEKPLTHSVYEARVLTDLAAKAGVATQMGNQIHATDNYRTVVETVQSGVIGPVRRVHVWLGGGVRIEGKRAKENHPPAHVNYDQWIGPAPFRPYDPSHFHFNWRYWWDFGNGQLGDFGCHYMDLPFWALKLKYPKTVVAVGQKGHAGENDCPSQMRVDYEFGAREDLPPVHMTWYHGGWKPKGAEVYEKGSAVLFEGDDGRLLADYGTNKLFMEAGKDANPVKPFLTRPKSHHIEWLDAIRNGTPTGSNFGYAGPLTETVLLGNVSYRVGQKKLEWDAKNLKVTNVPEAAQYVKREYRKGWTL is encoded by the coding sequence ATGTCAAATTCTGTCGACCGTCGTGAGTTTCTCAAAAAAGCGTTGATCGCAGGAACCGCTGTGCCCGCATTAACGACCTCTTTGCCGTTTGCTGCTGCTGAAAATGAAACGAAAAAGAAAGGACCTAATGAAAAATTGAATCTGGCAACCATTGGAGTCGCTGCCCGCGCGTATTCCAATATTAAAGGGACAAAATCAGAAAATTTTGTGGCCTTATGCGACATTGATTCAAAACGTCTCGAAAAAGCGGCTCAAGAGTTTCCTCATGCAGATACCTATGATGACTATCGGAAAGTCTTCGATCGAAACGATCTGGATGCCGTGTTGGTGAGCACGCCCGATCATATGCACGCTCCGGCTGTCGCAGCGGCTCTGCGAAAAGGCTTGCCCGTCTATTGTGAAAAACCACTAACGCACTCTGTGTATGAAGCACGTGTGCTGACCGACCTGGCTGCCAAAGCTGGTGTTGCGACTCAGATGGGGAATCAGATTCATGCCACAGATAACTACCGTACGGTAGTTGAAACAGTGCAGTCTGGTGTGATCGGCCCTGTTCGACGGGTGCATGTCTGGTTGGGCGGTGGAGTTCGTATTGAAGGCAAGAGGGCAAAGGAAAATCATCCTCCCGCGCACGTCAACTATGATCAATGGATCGGCCCCGCTCCTTTCCGTCCGTATGATCCTTCTCACTTCCATTTCAATTGGCGTTACTGGTGGGATTTTGGAAATGGCCAGTTAGGTGACTTTGGTTGTCATTATATGGACCTTCCCTTCTGGGCATTGAAACTGAAATATCCCAAAACAGTGGTTGCCGTCGGTCAGAAGGGACATGCTGGCGAGAATGATTGCCCCAGTCAGATGCGTGTTGATTACGAATTCGGAGCGCGCGAGGACCTGCCGCCCGTGCATATGACCTGGTACCACGGTGGCTGGAAGCCCAAAGGGGCAGAAGTTTATGAAAAAGGGAGTGCCGTTTTGTTTGAAGGTGACGATGGTCGCTTACTGGCTGATTACGGTACAAATAAATTGTTTATGGAAGCCGGCAAAGATGCGAATCCTGTTAAACCGTTCCTGACGCGACCCAAAAGCCACCACATTGAATGGCTGGACGCGATCAGAAATGGAACACCGACAGGCAGTAACTTTGGATACGCCGGTCCTCTCACCGAAACAGTGCTCCTGGGCAATGTCTCTTATCGAGTAGGACAAAAGAAACTCGAATGGGACGCAAAAAACCTCAAAGTGACCAACGTTCCTGAAGCGGCTCAGTACGTCAAACGCGAATACCGTAAAGGCTGGACTCTCTAA
- a CDS encoding PSD1 and planctomycete cytochrome C domain-containing protein, with product MFPACRLNLWIAVCVCSLIQNVFPVSDLLAEKPRPGLELFENKIRPVLIEHCYECHSAATTEFKGGLRVDSRDAIRSGGESGAAVVPHKVSESLLLDALKHESFEMPPGKKLPDDVIADFVKWVELGAPDSRDKPPTLEEAASLSWKAIFEKRRKWWSLQPLKNVKPPLPEKNQWSHRPIDRFLFTGMQKAGLQPAPGAKPRTLARRLAFVLTGLPPDPEQVRKYVADAARDSEAAYEKLIEKLLASPHFGERFARHWMDVVRYTDTYGYEWDNPAKGSWEYRDYLIRAFNQDIGYDQLVREQIAGDLLKQPRIDEDSGFHESMIGPMFYHMGEHRHGDSLNFNGIHQEMINNKVDAFSKAFLANTVACARCHDHKLDAISQRDYYALAAVFMTPRWTARVIDAPGKNKAKIAKLKQLRSEIHRALKQRWQEQAAHFTDELSKAMSEKESKRRSSDWRAALGLTSVDGKKTPKLKLGDIAYPAQRLLSLSKQSELATTWQQLLTEWKTASETHQRQNQKRFQVLSSFEKPQLPPGWQSEGAGMHHGYVANGTPLISLEGKNVIQHLLPRGYHTHAISSKLPGAIRPPSERDIPGKIVSLELAGGEWSGFIRVPDNAFQTENVIFLNRTQPRWQTFADRPLANGVQRLTFEIATSDLNPNFPPRTGKARAGSKVLPPADPGFQKRSWFSVTKIISHEALGTPADELKRFESLYQMSTPQNSDEVCQHIGIWFSAAVQRWSEDRASLEDVKLVNWLREKQLLENRIDKNAHLAKLVSEYRRVEQQLPFAHTANSMDERGLSPVNYPLNIRGSVDEPGPMVSRDFLEVFAGQHNVKQSPGSGRRELAEFLISPQHPLTARVYVNRVWQWIFGNGLVRTPNDFGHLGAQPTHPELLDYLAREFIADGWSTKRLIRRMILSRAFRQSGQVTEAAKRLDADNRLWHHYPTRRLEAEAIRDTLLMVSGQLDRRLYGPPIDPPRSKADPAKRLFNGPLDGNGRRSIYLRMSIMDPPKFLVGFNLPDLKLPTGKRDVTNVPNQALILMNDPFVKAQSQEWAAKLLKQQQKSVAPRIKQMFLEAYGREPDQSELNRWTGLVQELGGTMDPRSLLANQSLWNHVAHALFNTKEFIYYR from the coding sequence ATGTTTCCGGCCTGCCGTTTGAATCTGTGGATTGCAGTCTGTGTCTGCTCTCTCATTCAGAATGTATTCCCGGTTAGCGATCTTTTGGCTGAGAAACCACGGCCCGGCTTAGAACTCTTTGAAAATAAAATTCGCCCGGTTCTCATTGAACATTGTTACGAATGCCATTCCGCGGCGACAACCGAGTTCAAAGGTGGTTTGCGAGTCGACAGTCGTGATGCGATTCGGTCAGGTGGAGAATCAGGGGCAGCCGTAGTTCCTCACAAAGTCAGTGAGAGTCTCTTGCTCGATGCGTTGAAGCACGAATCATTTGAAATGCCCCCGGGTAAGAAACTGCCTGATGATGTGATTGCGGATTTTGTGAAGTGGGTCGAACTGGGAGCTCCCGACTCTCGCGATAAGCCTCCCACTCTCGAAGAGGCGGCTTCCCTCTCTTGGAAAGCCATTTTTGAGAAACGCCGCAAATGGTGGAGCCTGCAACCATTGAAGAATGTGAAGCCACCGCTTCCCGAAAAAAATCAATGGTCTCATCGGCCCATTGATCGGTTCCTTTTCACAGGAATGCAAAAAGCCGGTCTCCAACCGGCGCCTGGGGCAAAGCCGCGTACCTTAGCCCGTCGACTGGCCTTTGTGCTCACGGGATTACCTCCCGATCCGGAACAGGTACGAAAATATGTGGCAGACGCAGCACGTGATTCTGAAGCCGCCTATGAAAAGCTGATTGAAAAACTACTGGCTTCACCTCACTTTGGGGAACGGTTTGCGCGGCACTGGATGGACGTGGTTCGTTACACCGACACCTATGGCTACGAATGGGATAATCCGGCCAAAGGCTCGTGGGAGTATCGCGATTATCTGATTCGCGCATTTAACCAGGATATCGGTTACGACCAACTGGTCCGTGAACAGATCGCCGGGGACTTGCTAAAACAGCCTCGTATTGATGAGGACAGCGGTTTTCATGAAAGCATGATCGGTCCTATGTTCTATCATATGGGAGAGCATCGTCACGGCGACAGTCTGAATTTTAATGGTATTCATCAGGAGATGATTAACAATAAGGTCGATGCCTTCTCCAAAGCATTCCTGGCCAATACGGTCGCTTGTGCCCGCTGTCACGACCACAAACTGGATGCGATCTCGCAGCGAGATTATTACGCATTGGCTGCGGTTTTCATGACACCCCGCTGGACAGCCCGGGTTATCGATGCGCCCGGAAAGAACAAGGCAAAAATTGCGAAACTCAAGCAATTGCGCAGTGAAATTCATCGCGCATTAAAACAGCGTTGGCAGGAACAGGCGGCTCATTTTACAGATGAACTTTCGAAAGCAATGAGTGAAAAAGAAAGCAAGAGGCGGTCTTCGGACTGGCGTGCCGCGTTAGGACTGACGTCAGTCGATGGGAAAAAAACACCAAAACTCAAACTGGGAGACATCGCATATCCTGCGCAACGGTTGCTTTCATTATCGAAACAATCAGAACTGGCAACGACCTGGCAGCAGCTTTTGACAGAATGGAAAACAGCCAGTGAAACACATCAGCGTCAGAATCAGAAACGGTTTCAAGTTCTGAGCAGTTTTGAAAAACCTCAACTTCCCCCTGGTTGGCAGAGCGAAGGAGCTGGGATGCATCATGGTTATGTCGCCAATGGAACTCCCTTGATTTCGCTGGAGGGGAAAAACGTGATCCAGCATTTATTGCCCCGTGGGTATCATACGCATGCGATTTCTTCCAAATTACCAGGTGCCATCAGGCCACCGTCAGAACGTGACATTCCGGGAAAAATTGTCAGTCTGGAACTGGCGGGTGGAGAATGGAGCGGTTTTATAAGAGTTCCTGATAATGCCTTTCAAACTGAGAATGTTATTTTTCTGAATCGGACGCAACCGCGGTGGCAGACGTTTGCAGACCGACCTCTCGCCAACGGAGTGCAACGCCTTACTTTTGAAATCGCGACCAGTGATCTGAACCCCAATTTCCCGCCACGGACAGGTAAAGCGCGGGCAGGAAGTAAGGTCCTTCCCCCGGCAGATCCTGGGTTTCAGAAACGCAGCTGGTTCAGTGTAACAAAGATTATCTCGCACGAAGCATTGGGAACGCCCGCTGATGAGCTAAAACGCTTTGAGTCTCTGTATCAAATGTCGACTCCTCAAAACAGTGACGAGGTTTGCCAGCATATCGGCATCTGGTTCTCAGCGGCAGTCCAGCGCTGGTCGGAAGATAGAGCCAGTCTGGAAGATGTAAAGCTGGTCAATTGGTTAAGGGAGAAACAGTTACTCGAAAACAGGATCGATAAAAATGCTCATCTGGCGAAGTTGGTTTCCGAGTACCGTCGTGTAGAGCAGCAATTACCATTTGCACATACCGCTAACAGTATGGACGAGCGAGGCTTATCGCCAGTGAATTATCCTTTGAATATCAGAGGCAGTGTCGACGAACCGGGGCCGATGGTCTCACGGGATTTTCTGGAAGTCTTCGCGGGTCAACACAATGTCAAACAAAGTCCGGGCAGTGGTCGAAGGGAGCTTGCCGAATTTCTTATCAGTCCTCAGCATCCTTTGACGGCGCGTGTCTACGTCAACCGGGTCTGGCAGTGGATCTTTGGGAACGGGCTGGTTAGAACGCCAAATGATTTTGGTCATTTGGGGGCGCAGCCAACGCATCCCGAATTACTGGACTACCTGGCACGAGAGTTTATTGCCGACGGCTGGTCAACAAAACGCTTAATCCGTCGAATGATTCTGAGTCGTGCCTTTCGGCAATCAGGACAGGTCACCGAGGCCGCGAAGCGTCTTGATGCCGACAATCGATTGTGGCATCACTACCCTACTCGACGTCTTGAAGCTGAAGCCATCCGGGACACGCTCTTGATGGTTTCGGGGCAACTTGATCGTCGACTCTATGGCCCACCCATTGATCCGCCGCGCTCCAAAGCTGATCCTGCCAAACGTTTATTCAATGGGCCCCTTGATGGAAATGGACGGCGTTCGATTTATTTACGTATGTCGATTATGGACCCGCCTAAGTTCCTGGTTGGTTTTAATCTTCCCGATTTAAAACTTCCTACAGGAAAAAGGGATGTTACGAATGTCCCGAATCAGGCCTTGATCTTAATGAATGATCCCTTTGTGAAGGCACAATCTCAGGAATGGGCTGCAAAACTACTGAAACAACAGCAGAAATCGGTGGCACCACGCATCAAGCAAATGTTCTTAGAGGCCTATGGGCGAGAACCAGATCAGAGTGAACTCAATCGCTGGACAGGTTTAGTGCAGGAATTAGGGGGAACTATGGATCCTCGCAGCTTGCTGGCGAACCAGAGTTTATGGAATCACGTAGCGCATGCGCTCTTTAATACAAAAGAATTTATTTATTACCGGTAG
- a CDS encoding DUF1501 domain-containing protein translates to MKFQSHNSAFCPGCFPVSNRRTFLRNTSAGFGWLALAGLLGEQLEANPTVKEIKPHHAPKVKNIIFCFMDGGPSHVDTFDLKPALKAHEGKPIGKGAVSKRSQSSAGRVWLGSPWNFRQRGESGLWVSDLFPKLASVADELCVVHSMVGELPLHGQQNLLLHTGRIIGQAPSMGAWVSYGLGTENKNLPAYVVLNNDWVPNGGLENFGSSFLPATHQATMVRAKGVPVDNIKPSDSLSMQRRKLALLAKQDAQFAQQASSPSPIESAIANYETAFRMQTLVPEVSDISNEPQHIQRAYGVDSKDEHQHYYATQALRARRLVEAGVRFVEITCPSFDSNNSPWDQHGLLKQNHEKNARITEQSVAALISDLKLRGLLDETLVVWAGEMGRTPHTPKVTPTCGRDHHVNGYSIFMAGGGFKGGMTFGKTDEFGNAVVEHPLTIHDIHATILHQLGINHEDLTFRHGGRDHRLTDVHGHIIKEILN, encoded by the coding sequence ATGAAATTCCAATCTCACAATTCTGCTTTTTGTCCGGGGTGTTTTCCTGTTTCGAATCGACGCACTTTTCTCAGGAATACTTCTGCCGGTTTTGGTTGGCTGGCATTAGCTGGTTTACTGGGAGAGCAGTTAGAGGCCAATCCAACGGTAAAGGAAATCAAACCTCATCACGCTCCCAAAGTAAAAAATATTATCTTTTGTTTTATGGACGGTGGTCCAAGTCACGTGGATACGTTTGACCTCAAGCCAGCGCTCAAAGCGCACGAAGGGAAACCCATTGGCAAGGGCGCGGTTTCCAAACGCTCGCAATCCAGCGCCGGTCGTGTCTGGCTGGGTAGTCCCTGGAACTTCCGTCAACGCGGCGAAAGTGGCCTCTGGGTGAGTGATCTTTTCCCGAAGCTGGCATCCGTGGCCGATGAATTGTGTGTTGTGCACTCAATGGTGGGCGAGCTACCTTTACATGGTCAGCAAAATCTCTTACTGCATACAGGACGCATCATCGGGCAGGCACCTAGTATGGGGGCCTGGGTCTCCTACGGTCTGGGAACCGAAAATAAAAATCTCCCGGCGTATGTAGTATTGAATAATGACTGGGTTCCCAACGGCGGTCTGGAAAACTTTGGAAGTTCATTCTTGCCGGCCACTCATCAGGCTACGATGGTGCGTGCGAAGGGCGTTCCAGTGGACAACATTAAGCCCAGCGACTCGCTATCAATGCAACGGCGTAAACTGGCATTGTTAGCAAAGCAGGATGCCCAATTTGCGCAACAGGCATCGTCGCCCTCTCCCATTGAAAGTGCGATTGCGAATTATGAAACAGCCTTTCGCATGCAGACACTCGTGCCGGAAGTCTCAGATATCAGCAATGAACCTCAGCATATTCAGCGAGCCTATGGTGTTGATTCCAAAGACGAACATCAACATTACTATGCCACGCAAGCTCTGCGTGCACGGCGGTTGGTTGAAGCGGGAGTACGATTTGTCGAGATCACCTGTCCCAGCTTCGACAGTAATAATTCTCCCTGGGATCAGCACGGTTTACTAAAACAGAACCATGAAAAAAATGCCCGCATCACTGAGCAATCGGTGGCGGCCTTGATCAGTGATTTAAAATTACGCGGACTGCTCGACGAAACACTGGTGGTCTGGGCGGGAGAAATGGGTCGTACGCCACATACTCCCAAAGTCACGCCGACCTGCGGTCGTGATCATCATGTGAACGGCTACAGTATCTTCATGGCAGGTGGCGGCTTTAAAGGAGGCATGACCTTTGGCAAAACCGATGAGTTTGGTAATGCCGTTGTTGAACATCCACTAACAATCCATGATATTCACGCGACCATTCTTCACCAACTGGGCATCAATCACGAAGACCTCACTTTCCGTCACGGCGGCAGAGACCACCGTCTCACTGATGTGCACGGTCATATCATCAAAGAGATCTTAAACTGA
- a CDS encoding class I SAM-dependent methyltransferase encodes MDEHGPVATDHAVRDRELFDRIAAKYYRKDLAPAARLARKHRLFQTLQAALASSDATVLEVGCGAGFAAKYLKGRFGSFCGVDYSENLIHYARVHNSGPQVEFVAANIKDFQPQRSFDVIFAIGLLHHLDDLDSMLENVVHLLKPGGWFVANEPHPGNPLISVARRIRKKIDTQYSAEQKELTATSLRSACERVGLQSVQIVPQGLFSTPFAEVPLKPQWLFVPFSTLACLTDKMMERLPATVLQKLTWNLIVAGQRKEGEG; translated from the coding sequence ATGGACGAACACGGACCGGTTGCCACAGACCATGCAGTTCGCGACCGTGAATTATTTGATCGAATTGCTGCGAAATACTATCGTAAGGATTTAGCGCCCGCAGCACGACTTGCACGGAAGCATCGGCTTTTCCAGACATTGCAGGCAGCACTTGCGTCCTCCGATGCAACAGTGTTAGAAGTCGGATGTGGTGCTGGCTTTGCGGCAAAGTATCTGAAGGGACGCTTTGGTAGTTTTTGTGGAGTAGACTATTCTGAAAACTTGATTCATTATGCGCGCGTGCACAATTCAGGACCACAGGTCGAATTTGTTGCGGCGAACATCAAAGACTTTCAACCACAGCGATCGTTTGATGTGATTTTTGCCATTGGGCTGTTACATCACCTCGATGATCTTGATTCGATGCTCGAAAACGTCGTTCATTTACTTAAGCCGGGAGGCTGGTTCGTAGCCAATGAGCCGCATCCTGGCAATCCACTGATTTCCGTCGCAAGGCGGATTCGTAAGAAAATCGACACTCAGTATTCGGCGGAACAGAAGGAATTGACGGCGACATCATTGCGGAGTGCCTGTGAACGTGTGGGGCTGCAATCAGTGCAGATTGTACCTCAAGGTTTATTTTCAACTCCTTTTGCTGAAGTTCCTTTAAAACCCCAATGGCTCTTTGTTCCTTTTTCTACGCTTGCCTGCCTCACAGACAAAATGATGGAACGACTGCCTGCTACTGTACTTCAGAAGTTGACTTGGAATCTGATCGTCGCCGGCCAACGAAAAGAGGGCGAAGGTTAA
- a CDS encoding glycosyltransferase family 2 protein has protein sequence MSDQPFTVIVPCYNEVKALPEAIVDLQKILSDIGPHELIIVDDGSTDGTSEALESLEKSISDLKVLKHEKNQGYGASLKMGVRHASHEYIVITDADGTYPNERIGDLLANMKDFDMVVGSRTAADVEYSTLRKIPKFFLRRYASWIAGQNIPDLNSGLRVFKRSLAKKYLSVLPDGFSFTTTITMAHLTNNYTIHYEPIGYSQRIGKSKIQPIRDTLRFLQLIIRLGVYFAPLKIFGPFAAIQIVAFMISIAYDIFIYKDITDKSIILLMFGMNTIFFALLADMIDKRSQS, from the coding sequence ATGTCCGATCAACCATTCACTGTAATCGTCCCCTGCTATAACGAAGTGAAAGCACTTCCCGAGGCAATTGTTGACCTTCAAAAAATATTATCTGACATCGGACCACATGAATTAATTATCGTTGATGATGGTTCGACAGACGGAACAAGCGAAGCATTGGAATCACTTGAGAAATCCATTTCTGATTTGAAAGTTCTAAAACATGAGAAAAATCAGGGTTATGGTGCTTCTCTAAAGATGGGAGTCCGTCATGCGAGTCATGAATATATTGTGATCACGGACGCTGATGGAACTTATCCCAATGAACGGATCGGTGACTTGTTAGCCAACATGAAAGATTTTGACATGGTGGTTGGCTCTAGAACTGCTGCTGATGTCGAATATTCAACGCTGAGAAAAATTCCCAAATTTTTCTTGAGGCGCTATGCGTCGTGGATTGCTGGTCAAAACATTCCTGATTTAAATTCTGGTCTTCGCGTTTTCAAGCGCAGTTTGGCCAAAAAATATTTAAGCGTCTTACCTGATGGTTTTAGTTTTACGACAACGATTACGATGGCTCATCTCACGAATAATTACACGATTCATTATGAACCAATTGGATATTCCCAAAGAATCGGTAAATCAAAAATTCAACCAATTCGAGATACACTTCGGTTTTTGCAGTTAATCATTCGTCTGGGGGTCTATTTTGCTCCTCTTAAGATCTTTGGTCCGTTTGCAGCGATTCAAATTGTCGCCTTTATGATTTCGATTGCATACGACATTTTTATTTACAAAGACATTACGGACAAGTCCATCATTTTGCTGATGTTTGGAATGAACACCATTTTTTTCGCCCTGCTGGCGGATATGATCGATAAGCGAAGTCAGAGTTAG
- a CDS encoding class I SAM-dependent methyltransferase yields the protein MPTDANTNSENQKIEKLPLEAEHLEALSRMQSLAPYYQWSIELVAPWLGKRVLDAGCGIGNATELLSSYAEYVLAVDLSSKNMMVLQHRFAESENVECAQLDLDEDLKEIADKKIDTIVCFDVLEHVEDDQALLSQFFKMIQPGGYLLIKVPAGRWLFGSIDVASGHYRRYVKSELKQKATQAGWQVERIHYMNIFGVVPYFIKCRILKKQASFSGTMSPRQLTRIKRMLPALKKLDGLIGPPLGQSLILVARKPLT from the coding sequence ATGCCGACCGACGCGAATACGAATAGTGAAAACCAGAAAATCGAGAAACTGCCACTTGAGGCAGAACATCTTGAAGCACTTTCACGTATGCAATCACTGGCACCTTACTATCAATGGTCTATCGAACTTGTTGCTCCCTGGCTGGGAAAGCGAGTCTTAGATGCCGGTTGTGGAATTGGCAACGCAACGGAACTGTTAAGCTCATATGCAGAATACGTGCTGGCTGTCGATTTGAGTTCCAAAAATATGATGGTGCTGCAACATCGTTTTGCGGAATCTGAAAATGTTGAATGTGCACAGCTTGATCTTGATGAGGATCTGAAGGAAATCGCGGATAAGAAAATCGATACGATTGTGTGTTTTGATGTCTTGGAACACGTTGAAGACGATCAAGCTCTCTTAAGTCAGTTTTTTAAAATGATACAGCCGGGCGGATATTTATTGATCAAAGTTCCTGCCGGGCGCTGGCTTTTTGGAAGTATCGATGTTGCGTCAGGCCATTATCGTCGGTATGTCAAATCAGAGTTAAAACAAAAAGCAACTCAAGCGGGATGGCAGGTTGAAAGAATTCATTACATGAATATATTTGGCGTCGTGCCTTATTTTATCAAATGCCGCATCCTGAAAAAACAAGCTAGTTTTTCAGGTACCATGTCACCTCGACAATTGACTAGAATTAAGCGTATGCTTCCTGCTCTTAAAAAATTGGACGGATTGATAGGACCTCCCTTAGGTCAATCGTTAATATTGGTTGCACGCAAACCTCTCACATAA
- a CDS encoding GtrA family protein has translation MNDPAQLRNRLHTKRVRYAILVLVSLITNICVAFGLYQIGLSESIAFAVALSVAFILNFSGCRWYVFLSTQVPLGIQFIQYAITNGSFRFLEYVSLLFLSTLGFGTYHTRVLLVLATSFVMKFFVYRRFVFHNRK, from the coding sequence ATGAACGACCCTGCACAATTAAGAAATCGGCTTCATACCAAACGTGTCCGGTATGCTATTCTTGTTCTTGTGAGTCTGATCACCAATATTTGTGTGGCGTTTGGGTTGTATCAGATCGGTCTTTCAGAATCGATTGCTTTTGCAGTTGCCTTATCGGTGGCCTTCATCCTTAATTTTTCAGGATGCCGTTGGTACGTTTTTTTATCTACCCAAGTGCCTTTAGGAATTCAATTTATTCAATATGCAATCACTAATGGCTCGTTTCGATTTCTTGAATATGTTAGTTTACTATTTCTGAGTACTCTGGGATTTGGTACCTACCATACAAGAGTCCTGCTTGTGCTTGCCACATCGTTTGTGATGAAATTCTTCGTCTATCGCAGGTTTGTTTTTCACAATCGCAAATGA